The Deltaproteobacteria bacterium genome includes the window CGCCGGCACGCCGAAGCTGCTCACCGTCGACGAGGCCCTCGAGGTGCTGAGGATCTCCCGCTCGAAGCTCCATCAGCTCGTGCGCCAGGGCGAACTCGCCGCGGTGAGGCTCGGCCGGCGCACCCCCTTCCGTCCCGAAGCCCTCTCTGAGTTGGTCGCGTCCCACGAGACGCGGGCAGAGAAGGCCTCCGCGCGGCTTCCGGGCCTGCGGTGAGTCGCACGGGGTCACACTTGCAGGACTGTGATTCCCGC containing:
- a CDS encoding helix-turn-helix domain-containing protein; this encodes MSAGTPKLLTVDEALEVLRISRSKLHQLVRQGELAAVRLGRRTPFRPEALSELVASHETRAEKASARLPGLR